Proteins encoded in a region of the Candidozyma auris chromosome 7, complete sequence genome:
- a CDS encoding nucleotidase, translating to MTTSTERPLIYENPELSSSRKPGTTVTLKYGHGPLPKELKNKKIFFFDIDNCLYERSTKIHDMMQVKIHNYFKENLQLNDDEAHTLHMNYYKTYGLALEGLVRNHQVDALEYNSQVDDSLDLKSVLSYNEQLRNMILEIKNSHKYDVLWLITNAYKNHALRVISFLGLGDLFDGLTYCDYSECPIVCKPMKEFFYRCLDTVQVDKESTQALGQLSFVDDSEINVKAAFDLGFGRVYHYVEVEKEYEQLKQKPDFDKYYGSSNDDRKITILRNILDLQKHAL from the coding sequence ATGACAACCTCAACTGAAAGACCACTCATTTATGAAAATCCCGAACTCTCCAGTTCAAGAAAACCGGGTACCACCGTGACGTTAAAATATGGTCACGGGCCATTGCCtaaggagttgaagaacaagaagattttcttctttgatatCGACAATTGCCTTTACGAGCGATCAACCAAAATTCACGACATGATGCAAGTCAAGATACATAACtatttcaaagaaaatttgCAGTTAAACGATGACGAGGCTCACACGTTGCACATGAACTACTACAAGACATATGGGTTGGCTCTTGAAGGGTTAGTAAGGAATCACCAAGTAGACGCTCTCGAGTACAATTCCCAGGTGGATGACTCTCTTGATTTGAAGTCTGTTTTATCTTACAATGAGCAATTGCGGAACATGATCcttgagatcaagaacTCCCACAAGTATGATGTGTTGTGGCTCATTACTAACGCCTACAAGAACCACGCGTTGCGAGTGATTTCCTTTTTGGGTCTTGGCGACTTGTTTGACGGCTTGACGTACTGTGACTATTCTGAGTGTCCCATCGTCTGTAAACCCATGAAAGAGTTCTTTTACAGGTGCCTTGACACCGTGCAAGTCGACAAGGAAAGCACGCAAGCATTGGGCCAACTTTCATTTGTGGACGATAGCGAGATCAACGTCAAGGCAGCGTTTGACCTTGGGTTTGGCCGTGTTTACCACTACGTGGAAGTGGAGAAGGAATATGAGCAACTCAAGCAGAAACCCGATTTCGATAAGTACTACGGTCTGTCGAATGACGACCGAAAAATCACAATTCTCCGCAACATTCTTGACCTTCAAAAGCATGCTTTATAG
- a CDS encoding putative serine hydrolase: MAKKNVEYKARVLFFHGYTQSASTFYAKTSALRKKLASFKLKAVYLNAPLQLTPAQFPTQDSLSKFGAASNGKDENLVNYRAWWLKNPDNSYEIESAIETVRKYMKERLVLNEESGEYEKAEDGDEGLPVKGIIGFSQGACFGGALVHKFEELFGNSLDFAVLYSGFKIDTKLMPHYEKFYSGDDGASTKARLLHVVGELDTVVGEDRAYTLYESSKKNSELLKHPGGHFVPNSKLLVDQVVNWIHREEEQREGEKKDDSVDDIMAMMDKVGV, encoded by the coding sequence atggccaaaaagaaCGTCGAGTACAAAGCCAGGGTGCTTTTCTTCCACGGATATACACAGCTGGCGCTGACATTCTACGCCAAAACGCTGGCGCTTCGCAAGAAACTCGCTTCTTTCAAACTCAAAGCTGTATATTTGAACGCTCCCTTGCAACTTACTCCAGCACAGTTCCCCACCCAGGATTCCCTATCTAAATTTGGCGCTGCTTCCAACGGCAAGGATGAAAATCTCGTCAACTACAGAGCGTGGTGGTTGAAAAATCCTGACAACTCGTATGAGATTGAAAGTGCAATAGAGACAGTGAGGAAGTACATGAAGGAAAGGCTAGTGCTAAATGAGGAGCTGGGAGAATACGAGAAAGCAGAGGATGGAGATGAAGGGCTTCCCGTGAAGGGCATTATAGGGTTTTCTCAAGGTGCTTGTTTTGGAGGAGCTCTAGTTCACAAATTCGAGGAGCTCTTCGGAAACCTGTTAGACTTTGCCGTGCTATACTCCGGGTTCAAGATTGACACAAAACTTATGCCACATTACGAGAAGTTTTACTCGGGTGACGATGGGGCACTGACAAAGGCGAGATTGTTGCATGTTGTTGGAGAACTAGACACTGTTGTGGGTGAAGATAGAGCGTACACATTGTACGAGAGCAGCAAAAAGAACctggagttgttgaagcatCCAGGTGGGCATTTTGTGCCGAACCTGAAGTTGCTTGTGGACCAGGTTGTGAATTGGATACATCGAGAGGAGGAACAGAGAGAGggggaaaagaaagacgaTAGTGTGGATGACATCATGGCCATGATGGATAAGGTGGGAGTTTAG